One segment of Manihot esculenta cultivar AM560-2 chromosome 4, M.esculenta_v8, whole genome shotgun sequence DNA contains the following:
- the LOC110613685 gene encoding nascent polypeptide-associated complex subunit alpha-like protein 1: MTAETQEELAAQLEAQKILESDKPVVEDVVDDEDDDDEDDDDDDKDEDEAEGQQDGDASGRSKQSRSEKKSRKAMLKLGMKPIPGVSRVTVKKSKNILFVISKPDVFKSPTSDTYVVFGEAKIEDLSSQLQTQAAEQFKAPDLSHVISKPETSTMAQDDEEVDETGVEPKDIELVMTQAGVSRSKAVKALKAADGDIVSAIMELTN, encoded by the exons ATGACTGCCGAGACCCAGGAAGAGCTCGCAGCTCAGCTCGAAGCTCAGAAGATCCTCGAG TCTGATAAGCCTGTGGTAGAGGATGTTGTtgatgatgaagatgatgatgatgaggatgatgatgatgatgacaaGGACGAAGATGAAGCTGAGG GACAACAAGATGGAGATGCAAGTGGTAGGTCAAAGCAAAGCAGGAGTGAAAAGAAGAGCAGAAAAGCAATGTTGAAACTTGGAATGAAACCTATCCCTGGTGTTAGTCGTGTTACTGTGAAAAAGAGCAAGAAT ATTTTGTTTGTTATCTCAAAACCGGATGTTTTTAAAAGCCCAACATCAGACACATATGTTGTCTTTGGGGAGGCTAAGATTGAGGACTTGAGCTCACAACTACAGACTCAAGCTGCAGAACAGTTTAAGGCTCCTGATCTCAGCCATGTGATTTCCAAGCCTGAGACTTCAACCATGGCCCAGGATGACGAAGAGGTGGATGAAACTGGAGTTGAGCCAAAGGATATTGAATTGGTGATGACACAAGCAGGAGTCTCTAGGTCGAAGGCTGTTAAGGCTTTGAAGGCAGCCGATGGAGACATAGTTTCTGCCATTATGGAGCTTACCAACTGA
- the LOC110613143 gene encoding transcription elongation factor SPT6 homolog isoform X1: MMRRKRKATKMGKTDKKARKIRKGFELLRENRISGLGHTDNVVSSFSSFRSFVQYLFFLWTRTSEGRIIKVIVRRVLPQQAFCALDFGLTGLIMKDDYLDGNDDFSLTEKLHEGDLVTCKIKPLEKSRYQVLLTCKESELKSCRYQTLHDIDPYYCEGKNRFLRKQDEACKNELAKKHFKQKTVNHPRFKNITADEAMESLSDMEIGENIFHPSPRGVYYLVLSLKVYNGVYVHKDIIEGQKDHRDIASLLHIGKKLKIGADLDEVSALISAILKVVKLDLLLNFLAKYNSKLFSFNFQDWKTIGFVIDQYVNPLVTHVKAIINFKKFKRGSKAEVDELLRAEKSEHPMKIVYCFGISYEHPGTFKFHLVLHKDKPPS; this comes from the exons ATGatgaggaggaagaggaaggcGACCAAGATGGGAAAGACAGAcaaaaaagcaagaaaaataagaaaag GTTTCGAGTTGCTCCGAGAAAACAGAATCTCAGGCTTAGGACACACTGATAATGTCGTGagttctttttcctctttccgTAGCTTTGTACAATATTTGTTCTTTCTTTGGACGAGGACATCTGAAGGAAGAATTATTAAGGTTATTGTTCGCAGAGTTCTACCACAACAAGCATTTTGTGCTCTTGACTTTGGATTGACTGGGTTGATAATGAAGGATGATTATTTGGATGGGAATGATGATTTTTCTTTGACAGAGAAATTACATGAAGGTGATCTTGTTACTTGCAAGATTAAACCACTTGAAAAGAGTAGATACCAAGTGCTTCTTACTTGTAAAGAAAGTGAGTTGAAGAGTTGTAGATATCAAACTTTACATGATATTGATCCTTATTATTGTGAAGGCAAGAACAGATTTTTAAGAAAGCAAGATGAAGCCTGCAAGAATGAACTTGCAAAGAAACATTTCAAGCAGAAGACTGTTAATCATCCGCGCTTTAAAAATATCACTGCCGATGAGGCAATGGAG TCCCTTTCTGACATGGAGAttggagaaaatatttttcatccaAGTCCAAGAGGCGTCTATTATTTGGTACTATCTCTGAAAGTCTATAATGGAGTTTATGTTCACAAGGACATCATTGAAGGTCAAAAGGACCATAGAGATATTGCAAGCTTGCTCCACATTGGGAAAAAATTGAAGATAGGAGCGGATTTGGATGAGGTCAGTGCTTTGATCTCTGCTATCTTGAAAG TGGTCAAATTAGACTTGCTGCTGAATTTCCTTGCAAAATATAATTCAAAACTATTCAGTTTCAACTTCCAAGACTGGAAAACAATTGGGTTT GTTATCGATCAGTATGTTAATCCATTAGTAACCCACGTCAAGGCAATCATAAACTTCAAAAAATTTAAGAGGGGTTCAAAGGCAGAGGTTGATGAGCTCTTAAGAGCAGAGAAATCTGAACATCCAATGAAGATAGTTTACTGTTTTGGTATTTCTTATGAGCATCCTGGCACTTTCAAGTTTCATCTTGTCCTACATAAGGACAAACCTCCGTCATGA
- the LOC110613143 gene encoding transcription elongation factor SPT6 homolog isoform X4: MMRRKRKATKMGKTDKKARKIRKGFELLRENRISGLGHTDNVVSSFSSFRSFVQYLFFLWTRTSEGRIIKVIVRRVLPQQAFCALDFGLTGLIMKDDYLDGNDDFSLTEKLHEGDLVTCKIKPLEKSRYQVLLTCKESELKSCRYQTLHDIDPYYCEGKNRFLRKQDEACKNELAKKHFKQKTVNHPRFKNITADEAMESLSDMEIGENIFHPSPRGVYYLVLSLKVYNGVYVHKDIIEGQKDHRDIASLLHIGKKLKIGADLDEVIDQYVNPLVTHVKAIINFKKFKRGSKAEVDELLRAEKSEHPMKIVYCFGISYEHPGTFKFHLVLHKDKPPS, from the exons ATGatgaggaggaagaggaaggcGACCAAGATGGGAAAGACAGAcaaaaaagcaagaaaaataagaaaag GTTTCGAGTTGCTCCGAGAAAACAGAATCTCAGGCTTAGGACACACTGATAATGTCGTGagttctttttcctctttccgTAGCTTTGTACAATATTTGTTCTTTCTTTGGACGAGGACATCTGAAGGAAGAATTATTAAGGTTATTGTTCGCAGAGTTCTACCACAACAAGCATTTTGTGCTCTTGACTTTGGATTGACTGGGTTGATAATGAAGGATGATTATTTGGATGGGAATGATGATTTTTCTTTGACAGAGAAATTACATGAAGGTGATCTTGTTACTTGCAAGATTAAACCACTTGAAAAGAGTAGATACCAAGTGCTTCTTACTTGTAAAGAAAGTGAGTTGAAGAGTTGTAGATATCAAACTTTACATGATATTGATCCTTATTATTGTGAAGGCAAGAACAGATTTTTAAGAAAGCAAGATGAAGCCTGCAAGAATGAACTTGCAAAGAAACATTTCAAGCAGAAGACTGTTAATCATCCGCGCTTTAAAAATATCACTGCCGATGAGGCAATGGAG TCCCTTTCTGACATGGAGAttggagaaaatatttttcatccaAGTCCAAGAGGCGTCTATTATTTGGTACTATCTCTGAAAGTCTATAATGGAGTTTATGTTCACAAGGACATCATTGAAGGTCAAAAGGACCATAGAGATATTGCAAGCTTGCTCCACATTGGGAAAAAATTGAAGATAGGAGCGGATTTGGATGAG GTTATCGATCAGTATGTTAATCCATTAGTAACCCACGTCAAGGCAATCATAAACTTCAAAAAATTTAAGAGGGGTTCAAAGGCAGAGGTTGATGAGCTCTTAAGAGCAGAGAAATCTGAACATCCAATGAAGATAGTTTACTGTTTTGGTATTTCTTATGAGCATCCTGGCACTTTCAAGTTTCATCTTGTCCTACATAAGGACAAACCTCCGTCATGA
- the LOC110613143 gene encoding transcription elongation factor SPT6 homolog isoform X7, translated as MSVLPQQAFCALDFGLTGLIMKDDYLDGNDDFSLTEKLHEGDLVTCKIKPLEKSRYQVLLTCKESELKSCRYQTLHDIDPYYCEGKNRFLRKQDEACKNELAKKHFKQKTVNHPRFKNITADEAMESLSDMEIGENIFHPSPRGVYYLVLSLKVYNGVYVHKDIIEGQKDHRDIASLLHIGKKLKIGADLDEVSALISAILKVVKLDLLLNFLAKYNSKLFSFNFQDWKTIGFVIDQYVNPLVTHVKAIINFKKFKRGSKAEVDELLRAEKSEHPMKIVYCFGISYEHPGTFKFHLVLHKDKPPS; from the exons ATGTC AGTTCTACCACAACAAGCATTTTGTGCTCTTGACTTTGGATTGACTGGGTTGATAATGAAGGATGATTATTTGGATGGGAATGATGATTTTTCTTTGACAGAGAAATTACATGAAGGTGATCTTGTTACTTGCAAGATTAAACCACTTGAAAAGAGTAGATACCAAGTGCTTCTTACTTGTAAAGAAAGTGAGTTGAAGAGTTGTAGATATCAAACTTTACATGATATTGATCCTTATTATTGTGAAGGCAAGAACAGATTTTTAAGAAAGCAAGATGAAGCCTGCAAGAATGAACTTGCAAAGAAACATTTCAAGCAGAAGACTGTTAATCATCCGCGCTTTAAAAATATCACTGCCGATGAGGCAATGGAG TCCCTTTCTGACATGGAGAttggagaaaatatttttcatccaAGTCCAAGAGGCGTCTATTATTTGGTACTATCTCTGAAAGTCTATAATGGAGTTTATGTTCACAAGGACATCATTGAAGGTCAAAAGGACCATAGAGATATTGCAAGCTTGCTCCACATTGGGAAAAAATTGAAGATAGGAGCGGATTTGGATGAGGTCAGTGCTTTGATCTCTGCTATCTTGAAAG TGGTCAAATTAGACTTGCTGCTGAATTTCCTTGCAAAATATAATTCAAAACTATTCAGTTTCAACTTCCAAGACTGGAAAACAATTGGGTTT GTTATCGATCAGTATGTTAATCCATTAGTAACCCACGTCAAGGCAATCATAAACTTCAAAAAATTTAAGAGGGGTTCAAAGGCAGAGGTTGATGAGCTCTTAAGAGCAGAGAAATCTGAACATCCAATGAAGATAGTTTACTGTTTTGGTATTTCTTATGAGCATCCTGGCACTTTCAAGTTTCATCTTGTCCTACATAAGGACAAACCTCCGTCATGA
- the LOC110613143 gene encoding transcription elongation factor SPT6 homolog isoform X5: MMRRKRKATKMGKTDKKARKIRKGFELLRENRISGLGHTDNVVSSFSSFRSFVQYLFFLWTRTSEGRIIKVIVRRVLPQQAFCALDFGLTGLIMKDDYLDGNDDFSLTEKLHEGKNRFLRKQDEACKNELAKKHFKQKTVNHPRFKNITADEAMESLSDMEIGENIFHPSPRGVYYLVLSLKVYNGVYVHKDIIEGQKDHRDIASLLHIGKKLKIGADLDEVSALISAILKVVKLDLLLNFLAKYNSKLFSFNFQDWKTIGFVIDQYVNPLVTHVKAIINFKKFKRGSKAEVDELLRAEKSEHPMKIVYCFGISYEHPGTFKFHLVLHKDKPPS, translated from the exons ATGatgaggaggaagaggaaggcGACCAAGATGGGAAAGACAGAcaaaaaagcaagaaaaataagaaaag GTTTCGAGTTGCTCCGAGAAAACAGAATCTCAGGCTTAGGACACACTGATAATGTCGTGagttctttttcctctttccgTAGCTTTGTACAATATTTGTTCTTTCTTTGGACGAGGACATCTGAAGGAAGAATTATTAAGGTTATTGTTCGCAGAGTTCTACCACAACAAGCATTTTGTGCTCTTGACTTTGGATTGACTGGGTTGATAATGAAGGATGATTATTTGGATGGGAATGATGATTTTTCTTTGACAGAGAAATTACATGAAG GCAAGAACAGATTTTTAAGAAAGCAAGATGAAGCCTGCAAGAATGAACTTGCAAAGAAACATTTCAAGCAGAAGACTGTTAATCATCCGCGCTTTAAAAATATCACTGCCGATGAGGCAATGGAG TCCCTTTCTGACATGGAGAttggagaaaatatttttcatccaAGTCCAAGAGGCGTCTATTATTTGGTACTATCTCTGAAAGTCTATAATGGAGTTTATGTTCACAAGGACATCATTGAAGGTCAAAAGGACCATAGAGATATTGCAAGCTTGCTCCACATTGGGAAAAAATTGAAGATAGGAGCGGATTTGGATGAGGTCAGTGCTTTGATCTCTGCTATCTTGAAAG TGGTCAAATTAGACTTGCTGCTGAATTTCCTTGCAAAATATAATTCAAAACTATTCAGTTTCAACTTCCAAGACTGGAAAACAATTGGGTTT GTTATCGATCAGTATGTTAATCCATTAGTAACCCACGTCAAGGCAATCATAAACTTCAAAAAATTTAAGAGGGGTTCAAAGGCAGAGGTTGATGAGCTCTTAAGAGCAGAGAAATCTGAACATCCAATGAAGATAGTTTACTGTTTTGGTATTTCTTATGAGCATCCTGGCACTTTCAAGTTTCATCTTGTCCTACATAAGGACAAACCTCCGTCATGA
- the LOC110613143 gene encoding transcription elongation factor SPT6 homolog isoform X3, translating to MMRRKRKATKMGKTDKKARKIRKGFELLRENRISGLGHTDNVVIVRRVLPQQAFCALDFGLTGLIMKDDYLDGNDDFSLTEKLHEGDLVTCKIKPLEKSRYQVLLTCKESELKSCRYQTLHDIDPYYCEGKNRFLRKQDEACKNELAKKHFKQKTVNHPRFKNITADEAMESLSDMEIGENIFHPSPRGVYYLVLSLKVYNGVYVHKDIIEGQKDHRDIASLLHIGKKLKIGADLDEVSALISAILKVVKLDLLLNFLAKYNSKLFSFNFQDWKTIGFVIDQYVNPLVTHVKAIINFKKFKRGSKAEVDELLRAEKSEHPMKIVYCFGISYEHPGTFKFHLVLHKDKPPS from the exons ATGatgaggaggaagaggaaggcGACCAAGATGGGAAAGACAGAcaaaaaagcaagaaaaataagaaaag GTTTCGAGTTGCTCCGAGAAAACAGAATCTCAGGCTTAGGACACACTGATAATGTC GTTATTGTTCGCAGAGTTCTACCACAACAAGCATTTTGTGCTCTTGACTTTGGATTGACTGGGTTGATAATGAAGGATGATTATTTGGATGGGAATGATGATTTTTCTTTGACAGAGAAATTACATGAAGGTGATCTTGTTACTTGCAAGATTAAACCACTTGAAAAGAGTAGATACCAAGTGCTTCTTACTTGTAAAGAAAGTGAGTTGAAGAGTTGTAGATATCAAACTTTACATGATATTGATCCTTATTATTGTGAAGGCAAGAACAGATTTTTAAGAAAGCAAGATGAAGCCTGCAAGAATGAACTTGCAAAGAAACATTTCAAGCAGAAGACTGTTAATCATCCGCGCTTTAAAAATATCACTGCCGATGAGGCAATGGAG TCCCTTTCTGACATGGAGAttggagaaaatatttttcatccaAGTCCAAGAGGCGTCTATTATTTGGTACTATCTCTGAAAGTCTATAATGGAGTTTATGTTCACAAGGACATCATTGAAGGTCAAAAGGACCATAGAGATATTGCAAGCTTGCTCCACATTGGGAAAAAATTGAAGATAGGAGCGGATTTGGATGAGGTCAGTGCTTTGATCTCTGCTATCTTGAAAG TGGTCAAATTAGACTTGCTGCTGAATTTCCTTGCAAAATATAATTCAAAACTATTCAGTTTCAACTTCCAAGACTGGAAAACAATTGGGTTT GTTATCGATCAGTATGTTAATCCATTAGTAACCCACGTCAAGGCAATCATAAACTTCAAAAAATTTAAGAGGGGTTCAAAGGCAGAGGTTGATGAGCTCTTAAGAGCAGAGAAATCTGAACATCCAATGAAGATAGTTTACTGTTTTGGTATTTCTTATGAGCATCCTGGCACTTTCAAGTTTCATCTTGTCCTACATAAGGACAAACCTCCGTCATGA
- the LOC110613143 gene encoding transcription elongation factor SPT6 homolog isoform X9 — MSVLPQQAFCALDFGLTGLIMKDDYLDGNDDFSLTEKLHEGKNRFLRKQDEACKNELAKKHFKQKTVNHPRFKNITADEAMESLSDMEIGENIFHPSPRGVYYLVLSLKVYNGVYVHKDIIEGQKDHRDIASLLHIGKKLKIGADLDEVSALISAILKVVKLDLLLNFLAKYNSKLFSFNFQDWKTIGFVIDQYVNPLVTHVKAIINFKKFKRGSKAEVDELLRAEKSEHPMKIVYCFGISYEHPGTFKFHLVLHKDKPPS; from the exons ATGTC AGTTCTACCACAACAAGCATTTTGTGCTCTTGACTTTGGATTGACTGGGTTGATAATGAAGGATGATTATTTGGATGGGAATGATGATTTTTCTTTGACAGAGAAATTACATGAAG GCAAGAACAGATTTTTAAGAAAGCAAGATGAAGCCTGCAAGAATGAACTTGCAAAGAAACATTTCAAGCAGAAGACTGTTAATCATCCGCGCTTTAAAAATATCACTGCCGATGAGGCAATGGAG TCCCTTTCTGACATGGAGAttggagaaaatatttttcatccaAGTCCAAGAGGCGTCTATTATTTGGTACTATCTCTGAAAGTCTATAATGGAGTTTATGTTCACAAGGACATCATTGAAGGTCAAAAGGACCATAGAGATATTGCAAGCTTGCTCCACATTGGGAAAAAATTGAAGATAGGAGCGGATTTGGATGAGGTCAGTGCTTTGATCTCTGCTATCTTGAAAG TGGTCAAATTAGACTTGCTGCTGAATTTCCTTGCAAAATATAATTCAAAACTATTCAGTTTCAACTTCCAAGACTGGAAAACAATTGGGTTT GTTATCGATCAGTATGTTAATCCATTAGTAACCCACGTCAAGGCAATCATAAACTTCAAAAAATTTAAGAGGGGTTCAAAGGCAGAGGTTGATGAGCTCTTAAGAGCAGAGAAATCTGAACATCCAATGAAGATAGTTTACTGTTTTGGTATTTCTTATGAGCATCCTGGCACTTTCAAGTTTCATCTTGTCCTACATAAGGACAAACCTCCGTCATGA
- the LOC110613143 gene encoding transcription elongation factor SPT6 homolog isoform X2, translating to MILDDEGFELLRENRISGLGHTDNVVSSFSSFRSFVQYLFFLWTRTSEGRIIKVIVRRVLPQQAFCALDFGLTGLIMKDDYLDGNDDFSLTEKLHEGDLVTCKIKPLEKSRYQVLLTCKESELKSCRYQTLHDIDPYYCEGKNRFLRKQDEACKNELAKKHFKQKTVNHPRFKNITADEAMESLSDMEIGENIFHPSPRGVYYLVLSLKVYNGVYVHKDIIEGQKDHRDIASLLHIGKKLKIGADLDEVSALISAILKVVKLDLLLNFLAKYNSKLFSFNFQDWKTIGFVIDQYVNPLVTHVKAIINFKKFKRGSKAEVDELLRAEKSEHPMKIVYCFGISYEHPGTFKFHLVLHKDKPPS from the exons ATGATCCTTGATGATGAAGGTTTCGAGTTGCTCCGAGAAAACAGAATCTCAGGCTTAGGACACACTGATAATGTCGTGagttctttttcctctttccgTAGCTTTGTACAATATTTGTTCTTTCTTTGGACGAGGACATCTGAAGGAAGAATTATTAAGGTTATTGTTCGCAGAGTTCTACCACAACAAGCATTTTGTGCTCTTGACTTTGGATTGACTGGGTTGATAATGAAGGATGATTATTTGGATGGGAATGATGATTTTTCTTTGACAGAGAAATTACATGAAGGTGATCTTGTTACTTGCAAGATTAAACCACTTGAAAAGAGTAGATACCAAGTGCTTCTTACTTGTAAAGAAAGTGAGTTGAAGAGTTGTAGATATCAAACTTTACATGATATTGATCCTTATTATTGTGAAGGCAAGAACAGATTTTTAAGAAAGCAAGATGAAGCCTGCAAGAATGAACTTGCAAAGAAACATTTCAAGCAGAAGACTGTTAATCATCCGCGCTTTAAAAATATCACTGCCGATGAGGCAATGGAG TCCCTTTCTGACATGGAGAttggagaaaatatttttcatccaAGTCCAAGAGGCGTCTATTATTTGGTACTATCTCTGAAAGTCTATAATGGAGTTTATGTTCACAAGGACATCATTGAAGGTCAAAAGGACCATAGAGATATTGCAAGCTTGCTCCACATTGGGAAAAAATTGAAGATAGGAGCGGATTTGGATGAGGTCAGTGCTTTGATCTCTGCTATCTTGAAAG TGGTCAAATTAGACTTGCTGCTGAATTTCCTTGCAAAATATAATTCAAAACTATTCAGTTTCAACTTCCAAGACTGGAAAACAATTGGGTTT GTTATCGATCAGTATGTTAATCCATTAGTAACCCACGTCAAGGCAATCATAAACTTCAAAAAATTTAAGAGGGGTTCAAAGGCAGAGGTTGATGAGCTCTTAAGAGCAGAGAAATCTGAACATCCAATGAAGATAGTTTACTGTTTTGGTATTTCTTATGAGCATCCTGGCACTTTCAAGTTTCATCTTGTCCTACATAAGGACAAACCTCCGTCATGA
- the LOC110613143 gene encoding transcription elongation factor SPT6 homolog isoform X6, giving the protein MMRRKRKATKMGKTDKKARKIRKGFELLRENRISGLGHTDNVVSSFSSFRSFVQYLFFLWTRTSEGRIIKVIVRRVLPQQAFCALDFGLTGLIMKDDYLDGNDDFSLTEKLHEGDLVTCKIKPLEKSRYQVLLTCKESELKSCRYQTLHDIDPYYCEGKNRFLRKQDEACKNELAKKHFKQKTVNHPRFKNITADEAMESLSDMEIGENIFHPSPRGVYYLVLSLKVYNGVYVHKDIIEGQKDHRDIASLLHIGKKLKIGADLDEVSALISAILKVVKLDLLLNFLAKYNSKLFSFNFQDWKTIGLSISMLIH; this is encoded by the exons ATGatgaggaggaagaggaaggcGACCAAGATGGGAAAGACAGAcaaaaaagcaagaaaaataagaaaag GTTTCGAGTTGCTCCGAGAAAACAGAATCTCAGGCTTAGGACACACTGATAATGTCGTGagttctttttcctctttccgTAGCTTTGTACAATATTTGTTCTTTCTTTGGACGAGGACATCTGAAGGAAGAATTATTAAGGTTATTGTTCGCAGAGTTCTACCACAACAAGCATTTTGTGCTCTTGACTTTGGATTGACTGGGTTGATAATGAAGGATGATTATTTGGATGGGAATGATGATTTTTCTTTGACAGAGAAATTACATGAAGGTGATCTTGTTACTTGCAAGATTAAACCACTTGAAAAGAGTAGATACCAAGTGCTTCTTACTTGTAAAGAAAGTGAGTTGAAGAGTTGTAGATATCAAACTTTACATGATATTGATCCTTATTATTGTGAAGGCAAGAACAGATTTTTAAGAAAGCAAGATGAAGCCTGCAAGAATGAACTTGCAAAGAAACATTTCAAGCAGAAGACTGTTAATCATCCGCGCTTTAAAAATATCACTGCCGATGAGGCAATGGAG TCCCTTTCTGACATGGAGAttggagaaaatatttttcatccaAGTCCAAGAGGCGTCTATTATTTGGTACTATCTCTGAAAGTCTATAATGGAGTTTATGTTCACAAGGACATCATTGAAGGTCAAAAGGACCATAGAGATATTGCAAGCTTGCTCCACATTGGGAAAAAATTGAAGATAGGAGCGGATTTGGATGAGGTCAGTGCTTTGATCTCTGCTATCTTGAAAG TGGTCAAATTAGACTTGCTGCTGAATTTCCTTGCAAAATATAATTCAAAACTATTCAGTTTCAACTTCCAAGACTGGAAAACAATTGG GTTATCGATCAGTATGTTAATCCATTAG
- the LOC110613143 gene encoding transcription elongation factor SPT6 homolog isoform X8 yields MMRRKRKATKMGKTDKKARKIRKGFELLRENRISGLGHTDNVVSSFSSFRSFVQYLFFLWTRTSEGRIIKVIVRRVLPQQAFCALDFGLTGLIMKDDYLDGNDDFSLTEKLHEGDLVTCKIKPLEKSRYQVLLTCKESELKSCRYQTLHDIDPYYCEGKNRFLRKQDEACKNELAKKHFKQKTVNHPRFKNITADEAMESLSDMEIGENIFHPSPRGVYYLVLSLKVYNGVYVHKDIIEGQKDHRDIASLLHIGKKLKIGADLDEWSN; encoded by the exons ATGatgaggaggaagaggaaggcGACCAAGATGGGAAAGACAGAcaaaaaagcaagaaaaataagaaaag GTTTCGAGTTGCTCCGAGAAAACAGAATCTCAGGCTTAGGACACACTGATAATGTCGTGagttctttttcctctttccgTAGCTTTGTACAATATTTGTTCTTTCTTTGGACGAGGACATCTGAAGGAAGAATTATTAAGGTTATTGTTCGCAGAGTTCTACCACAACAAGCATTTTGTGCTCTTGACTTTGGATTGACTGGGTTGATAATGAAGGATGATTATTTGGATGGGAATGATGATTTTTCTTTGACAGAGAAATTACATGAAGGTGATCTTGTTACTTGCAAGATTAAACCACTTGAAAAGAGTAGATACCAAGTGCTTCTTACTTGTAAAGAAAGTGAGTTGAAGAGTTGTAGATATCAAACTTTACATGATATTGATCCTTATTATTGTGAAGGCAAGAACAGATTTTTAAGAAAGCAAGATGAAGCCTGCAAGAATGAACTTGCAAAGAAACATTTCAAGCAGAAGACTGTTAATCATCCGCGCTTTAAAAATATCACTGCCGATGAGGCAATGGAG TCCCTTTCTGACATGGAGAttggagaaaatatttttcatccaAGTCCAAGAGGCGTCTATTATTTGGTACTATCTCTGAAAGTCTATAATGGAGTTTATGTTCACAAGGACATCATTGAAGGTCAAAAGGACCATAGAGATATTGCAAGCTTGCTCCACATTGGGAAAAAATTGAAGATAGGAGCGGATTTGGATGAG TGGTCAAATTAG
- the LOC110612890 gene encoding uncharacterized protein At2g29880, producing the protein MDHYDLHAQRREMKHKGRNVVWSIAMDKCLIEALAIQARNGNKIDKCFNENAYTAACFAVNSRFNLNLNNQKVINRLKTIKKRYKVIRDMLSQDGFRWNPITKMIECDSEDIWKRYIVAHPDAKGIRGKQIEMYDELKIVCGNYQAPSRWAKMKDRGHATKNFEADSPSFLSPSSEDVSETDGTESYTGPPDCAPDGSQDPPLIQPVRQLPKRARGSEALQDAMLAVATSIQRLADAMEQSKTAIDASELLQAVMEVDGLEEAKQMYAFEYLNADPIKARAFMTYNARMRKIYLFRQFWWWK; encoded by the exons ATGGACCACTATGACTTGCATGCACAAAGAAGGGAGATGAAGCATAAAGGAAGAAATGTTGTTTGGTCTATTGCTATGGACAAGTGCCTTATTGAAGCTCTTGCCATTCAGGCTAGAAATGGAAATAAAATAGACAAATGTTTTAATGAGAATGCTTACACCGCTGCTTGTTTTGCTGTGAACTCTCGCTTTAATTTGAACTTGAACAATCAAAAAGTTATTAATCGTCTTAAGACCATCAAGAAAAGGTACAAGGTGATAAGGGATATGTTAAGTCAAGATGGGTTCAGGTGGAATCCCATTACAAAGATGATTGAATGTGACAGTGAAGATATTTGGAAGAGATATATTGTG GCACATCCTGATGCAAAAGGCATTCGAGGTAAGCAGATTGAGATGTATGATGAACTGAAAATTGTTTGTGGAAATTACCAAGCTCCTAGTCGCTGGGCTAAGATGAAGGATAGAGGTCATGCAACAAAGAATTTTGAAGCAGATTCTCCTTCATTCCTCTCACCTAGTTCAGAAGATGTGAGTGAGACTGATGGAACAGAATCATATACTGGACCACCAGATTGTGCACCAGATGGTAGTCAGGACCCTCCTTTGATCCAGCCTGTCAGACAACTTCCTAAAAGAGCCCGTGGATCAGAAGCTCTTCAAGATGCAATGTTGGCAGTGGCAACAAGCATTCAGCGTTTGGCTGATGCAATGGAGCAGAGCAAAACTGCGATTGATGCCTCAGAACTTTTACAGGCTGTGATGGAGGTTGATGGCTTAGAAGAGGCTAAACAAATGTATGCCTTTGAATATCTGAATGCTGATCCCATTAAAGCCAGAGCCTTTATGACATATAATGCTCGAATGAGGAAGATTTATTTGTTTCGACAGTTTTGGTGGTGGAAGTAA